A region from the Oceanidesulfovibrio marinus genome encodes:
- a CDS encoding efflux RND transporter permease subunit has translation MIRFFIHRPIFAAVVSIVITLVGVISILNLPIAQYPEISPPTVSVSATYTGANAEVVADTVATPIEQQINGAEDMLYMSSISANDGSMSLSVTFDIGRDLDLATVDVQNRLSLANPQLPEDVTRSGVTVLKQSPDILAVVSLTSPGGEYDSLFLTNYASINIADALARIKGVGNVQVFGAGDYSMRIWLDPGKMADLGLTVSDIANAINEQNVQAPAGQIGMPPVPEGQVFQYAVQVKGRLSNADEFLNIVLRSNPDGSMVRIKDVGSVELGSLSYNNFSRLNGQDTCSILIYQLPGANALETVKEVRATMEQLAVQFPSGVSYSVPYDTTLFVNASIQEVMQTLYEALFLVLLVVFVFLQNWRATLIPMVTVPVSLVGTFLFFTLLDFSINTLSLFGIVLAIGLVVDDAIVVVEAVQRIMDEEGLSPKEATIKAMDEVSGAIIGTSLVLIAVFVPVAFMGGITGRLYQQFALTLAVSVAISTLNALTLSPALCSLLLKPKYKARGPLGWFFDKFNAIFEWVTRGYLAGVRGAMRMALLTLAVLGVLIFGCLGLIEKLPTGFVPDEDQGYFMATIQLPPASSLQRNDEVMRHIEDKMKELDGVEYLIALGGLNLLNGSSSSYSSSMFVVLKPWGERQSPELSINALMQKTRAMFSNYNDAVISVFNPPPIRGMGNAGGFTFELQDRTGQGIGKLAETSQKFMQAAMQRPEIGVIFTSFNAHVPQIKVDVDREKAKTLGVPVQDIFSALQTFLGGYYVNDFNRFGRTYRVMLQAKPEFRRQVDQVGSFYVRAQDGSMIPLSTLTHPQSITGPEYVQHFNLYQTVEINGASAPGYSSGQALDALKEVAAENLPQGYSFAWSGLSFQEIQQGGQAVVAFGLAVLMVVLFLSALYESWLVPWAVILCVPVAIFGAMFGQLLRGLDNNVYAQIGLVMLIGLAAKNAILIVEFAMMRRSQGLTVREAAVDAAHLRFRPILMTSFAFILGVLPLVLASGAGAASRHSLGTSVFAGMLFATVLGTFFIPTLYTSIEWLRGNRDKKGKKNGKDAGADAGTPPATPEASSDASPQAPSDTPEDEPSGA, from the coding sequence ATGATCCGCTTTTTCATCCACAGACCCATCTTCGCGGCTGTGGTGTCCATCGTCATCACGCTCGTCGGCGTTATTTCCATCCTGAATCTGCCGATCGCGCAGTATCCCGAGATATCGCCGCCCACAGTTTCCGTCTCGGCCACCTACACCGGCGCCAACGCAGAAGTCGTGGCCGACACCGTGGCGACCCCCATCGAGCAGCAGATCAACGGCGCCGAGGACATGCTCTACATGTCCTCCATCAGCGCCAACGACGGCTCCATGAGCCTGAGCGTGACCTTCGATATCGGCCGCGATCTGGACCTGGCCACGGTCGATGTACAGAACCGGCTTTCCCTGGCCAACCCGCAGCTGCCGGAAGACGTCACCCGCTCCGGCGTCACCGTGCTCAAGCAATCGCCGGACATCCTTGCCGTGGTCTCGCTCACCTCGCCCGGCGGTGAGTACGACAGCCTCTTCCTCACCAACTACGCCAGCATCAATATCGCCGACGCCCTGGCGCGCATCAAGGGCGTGGGCAACGTGCAGGTGTTCGGCGCGGGTGACTACTCCATGCGCATCTGGCTGGACCCGGGCAAGATGGCAGACCTGGGCCTGACCGTGAGCGATATCGCCAACGCCATCAACGAGCAGAACGTCCAGGCCCCGGCCGGCCAGATAGGCATGCCGCCGGTGCCGGAGGGCCAGGTCTTCCAGTACGCCGTCCAGGTCAAGGGCCGCCTCAGCAACGCCGACGAGTTCCTGAACATCGTGCTGCGCTCCAACCCGGACGGCTCCATGGTCCGCATCAAGGACGTGGGCTCGGTCGAGCTCGGCTCCCTGTCCTACAACAACTTCAGCCGGCTCAACGGCCAGGACACCTGCTCCATCCTCATTTACCAGCTTCCCGGCGCCAACGCCCTGGAGACGGTCAAGGAAGTACGGGCCACCATGGAGCAGCTCGCCGTGCAGTTCCCCTCCGGCGTGTCCTACTCCGTGCCGTACGACACCACCCTGTTCGTCAACGCCTCCATCCAGGAGGTTATGCAGACCCTGTACGAGGCGCTGTTCCTCGTGCTGCTCGTGGTCTTCGTGTTCCTGCAGAACTGGCGCGCCACCCTCATTCCCATGGTCACGGTGCCGGTCTCCCTGGTGGGCACGTTCCTCTTCTTCACGCTCCTGGACTTCTCCATCAACACGCTTTCACTCTTCGGCATCGTGCTCGCCATCGGCCTGGTGGTTGATGACGCCATCGTGGTGGTGGAGGCGGTGCAGCGCATCATGGACGAGGAAGGGTTATCGCCCAAAGAAGCGACCATCAAGGCCATGGACGAGGTGTCCGGCGCCATCATCGGCACCAGCCTGGTGCTCATCGCCGTGTTCGTGCCCGTGGCCTTCATGGGCGGCATCACCGGCCGGCTCTACCAGCAGTTCGCCCTCACCCTGGCCGTGTCCGTGGCCATCTCCACGCTCAACGCGCTGACGCTCTCGCCGGCCCTGTGCTCCCTGCTGCTCAAGCCCAAGTACAAGGCCCGCGGACCACTGGGCTGGTTCTTCGACAAGTTCAACGCCATCTTCGAGTGGGTTACCCGCGGTTATCTGGCCGGCGTTCGCGGCGCCATGCGCATGGCCCTGCTCACCCTGGCCGTGCTTGGCGTGCTCATCTTCGGCTGCCTGGGGCTCATCGAAAAGCTGCCCACGGGATTCGTGCCGGATGAGGACCAGGGCTACTTCATGGCCACCATCCAGCTTCCGCCAGCGTCCTCTCTCCAGCGCAACGACGAGGTCATGCGCCACATCGAGGACAAGATGAAAGAGCTCGACGGCGTGGAGTACCTCATCGCCCTCGGCGGCCTGAACCTGCTCAACGGCTCCTCCAGCTCGTACTCCTCCAGCATGTTCGTCGTGCTCAAACCCTGGGGCGAGCGCCAGAGTCCCGAGCTGTCCATCAACGCGCTGATGCAGAAGACGCGCGCCATGTTCAGCAACTACAACGACGCCGTCATTTCCGTGTTCAACCCGCCGCCCATCCGCGGCATGGGCAACGCAGGCGGCTTTACCTTCGAGCTGCAGGACAGGACCGGCCAGGGCATCGGCAAGCTGGCCGAGACGTCGCAGAAGTTCATGCAGGCCGCGATGCAGCGCCCGGAGATCGGCGTCATCTTCACCTCCTTCAACGCCCACGTCCCCCAGATCAAAGTGGATGTGGACCGCGAAAAGGCCAAGACCCTGGGCGTGCCCGTGCAGGATATCTTCTCGGCCCTGCAAACCTTCCTGGGCGGATACTATGTCAACGACTTCAACCGCTTCGGGCGCACATACCGGGTCATGCTCCAGGCCAAGCCTGAGTTCCGTCGCCAGGTGGACCAGGTCGGCAGCTTCTACGTGCGCGCCCAGGACGGCTCCATGATCCCGCTGTCCACCCTGACCCATCCCCAGTCCATTACCGGACCAGAGTACGTGCAGCACTTCAACCTCTATCAGACAGTGGAGATCAACGGCGCGTCGGCCCCGGGCTACAGCTCCGGTCAGGCCCTCGACGCGCTCAAGGAAGTGGCCGCCGAGAACCTGCCCCAGGGATACTCCTTTGCCTGGTCCGGCCTCTCCTTCCAGGAGATCCAGCAGGGCGGGCAGGCCGTGGTCGCCTTTGGCCTGGCCGTGCTCATGGTCGTGCTCTTCCTCAGCGCGCTCTACGAGTCATGGCTCGTGCCCTGGGCGGTCATTCTCTGCGTGCCCGTGGCCATCTTCGGCGCCATGTTCGGCCAGCTGCTGCGCGGTCTGGACAACAACGTCTACGCCCAGATCGGCCTGGTCATGCTCATCGGCCTGGCGGCCAAGAACGCCATCCTCATCGTGGAGTTCGCCATGATGCGCCGCTCCCAGGGCCTCACCGTGCGTGAGGCCGCGGTGGACGCCGCGCACCTGCGCTTCCGGCCTATCCTGATGACCTCCTTCGCCTTCATCCTGGGCGTGCTGCCCCTGGTTCTGGCCAGCGGCGCCGGCGCGGCCAGCCGCCACTCCCTGGGCACGTCGGTCTTCGCCGGCATGCTCTTCGCCACGGTGCTGGGGACCTTCTTCATCCCCACGCTCTACACGTCCATAGAGTGGCTGCGCGGCAACAGGGACAAGAAGGGCAAGAAGAACGGAAAGGACGCGGGCGCAGACGCCGGAACTCCGCCTGCAACACCGGAAGCATCTTCTGATGCATCACCCCAAGCACCATCTGACACACCTGAGGACGAACCCTCCGGCGCGTAA
- a CDS encoding efflux RND transporter periplasmic adaptor subunit: MRFTASKLHRLVPLASLCFFLVLASCGGDAPESTAKKDAAKPAAQAAPPPEVKAVKVQSADVPITMEYVAETQAKEKVEVRARVAGFLEERHYEEGSVVSAGDLLFTIDPSQYEQTLNEAKANLARDEASMIKARKDQQRFKELVDQGAVSQSEYDTRETQAKEYEAMVESDKAAVKQAQLNLGYTKVTAPLAGRISKAKVEVGSLVGQGENTLLAEITSIDPMYVNFSISEQEYLTFVKDHQEKSSFTPSFQLVLSDGDVYAHNGTVDYVDPTINKQTGTLGVRTVFPNPNGILRPGLFGRVRVTVSRKDKSLLVPQRSVYDVQGIKQVLMAQDNGTLVSKSIRLGNQVGQFYTVEDGLEAGDVILVEGLQKFRPGMTVSPQIEPIQEVTDANATAAPVQSATASEAGNATASNATE, translated from the coding sequence ATGCGCTTTACTGCATCCAAGCTGCACCGTCTTGTCCCTCTCGCTTCTCTTTGCTTCTTCCTTGTCCTTGCCTCGTGCGGCGGCGACGCCCCCGAGTCCACGGCCAAGAAGGACGCCGCAAAACCCGCCGCCCAGGCGGCGCCTCCACCGGAGGTGAAGGCCGTCAAGGTCCAGTCCGCAGACGTGCCCATCACCATGGAGTACGTGGCGGAGACCCAGGCCAAAGAGAAGGTCGAGGTCCGTGCGCGAGTCGCTGGGTTCCTGGAGGAACGGCACTACGAGGAGGGCTCCGTGGTCAGCGCGGGCGACCTCCTCTTCACCATCGACCCCAGCCAGTACGAGCAGACGCTCAACGAGGCCAAGGCGAACCTGGCCCGGGACGAGGCGTCCATGATCAAGGCGCGCAAAGACCAGCAGCGCTTCAAGGAGCTGGTGGACCAAGGGGCCGTGAGCCAGTCCGAGTATGACACGCGCGAAACCCAGGCCAAGGAGTACGAGGCCATGGTGGAGAGCGACAAGGCCGCCGTGAAACAAGCGCAGCTGAACCTGGGCTACACCAAGGTCACAGCGCCTCTCGCAGGCCGCATCAGCAAGGCCAAGGTGGAGGTGGGCAGCCTGGTGGGCCAGGGCGAGAACACCCTGCTGGCCGAGATCACCTCCATCGACCCCATGTACGTAAACTTCTCCATCAGCGAGCAGGAGTACCTGACTTTCGTCAAGGATCATCAGGAGAAGAGCTCGTTCACACCCTCCTTCCAGCTCGTCCTTTCCGACGGCGATGTGTATGCGCACAACGGCACCGTTGACTACGTAGACCCCACCATCAACAAGCAGACCGGCACTCTGGGCGTGCGCACCGTGTTCCCCAACCCCAACGGCATCCTGCGGCCGGGCCTCTTCGGCCGGGTGCGGGTGACGGTGAGCCGCAAGGACAAGTCTCTGCTGGTGCCCCAACGCTCCGTGTACGATGTCCAGGGCATCAAGCAGGTGCTCATGGCCCAGGACAACGGGACCCTGGTGTCCAAGAGCATCCGTCTCGGCAACCAGGTTGGCCAGTTCTATACGGTGGAGGACGGCCTTGAGGCCGGCGACGTCATTCTTGTGGAAGGGTTGCAGAAGTTCCGTCCAGGCATGACCGTGAGCCCGCAGATCGAGCCCATTCAGGAAGTCACCGACGCCAATGCCACGGCGGCCCCGGTTCAGTCGGCAACCGCATCCGAAGCGGGCAACGCCACTGCATCCAACGCGACGGAATAA
- a CDS encoding Ldh family oxidoreductase: MPNQYPRFDAAALRELCAGLARTSSVLPQDADILAASLVDADLHGRSTHGVSRLPVYLQRIDKGLVDPAAQLVLERPRPGVLLADAANGIGQVQSFKTVETLLDMARENGTATAVVRGSQHSGTMAQYCNHAADQGMILFATTDCEPAMAPAGGTEALFGTNPLAASFPTGKGWHIAIDMATSVVARGNIVAANRRGDPIPEGWALDKNGEPTTDAQAALMGTVLTMAGHKGYALALLVELFSGVLSGSSLSADISSMYAGPERPQDVGHFFQALDISAFMDLELFTQRTDALIDRIKGSRRREGVEEILIPGERAARVAARNRAEGVPVDPGVIATLEDMARKRGLEPTISAIT, from the coding sequence TTGCCCAATCAATACCCGCGTTTTGACGCCGCCGCGCTGCGAGAGCTGTGCGCCGGCCTGGCCCGGACCTCCTCCGTACTCCCACAAGATGCCGACATCCTGGCTGCATCTCTGGTGGATGCCGACCTGCACGGCAGGTCCACCCATGGCGTCTCCCGCCTGCCCGTCTATCTGCAGCGCATCGACAAAGGCCTTGTCGATCCCGCGGCGCAGCTCGTTCTGGAACGACCCCGGCCGGGCGTGCTCCTGGCGGACGCCGCCAACGGCATCGGCCAGGTCCAGTCCTTCAAGACTGTAGAGACGCTGCTGGACATGGCGCGCGAGAACGGTACGGCCACCGCGGTGGTGCGCGGCTCCCAGCATAGCGGCACCATGGCGCAGTACTGCAACCACGCCGCCGACCAGGGCATGATCCTCTTTGCCACGACCGACTGCGAGCCTGCCATGGCGCCCGCGGGCGGAACAGAGGCCCTGTTCGGCACCAACCCCCTGGCCGCGTCCTTCCCCACGGGCAAGGGCTGGCACATCGCCATCGACATGGCGACCTCGGTGGTTGCGCGCGGCAACATCGTAGCGGCCAACCGGAGGGGCGACCCCATTCCCGAGGGCTGGGCCCTGGACAAGAACGGCGAGCCCACCACCGACGCCCAGGCCGCCCTGATGGGCACGGTGCTGACCATGGCCGGGCACAAGGGCTACGCCCTGGCGCTGCTGGTGGAGCTTTTCTCGGGCGTGCTTTCCGGCTCATCCCTCTCCGCGGACATTTCCTCCATGTACGCCGGGCCGGAGCGGCCGCAAGACGTGGGCCACTTTTTCCAGGCCCTTGATATTTCCGCCTTCATGGACCTGGAGCTCTTTACCCAACGCACCGATGCGCTCATTGACCGCATCAAGGGCAGCCGGCGACGCGAAGGCGTGGAGGAGATTCTGATCCCCGGAGAGCGCGCCGCCCGTGTCGCGGCGCGGAACCGGGCCGAGGGCGTGCCAGTGGACCCGGGCGTCATCGCCACGCTGGAGGACATGGCCCGGAAACGGGGCCTGGAGCCGACAATTTCGGCCATTACCTAG
- a CDS encoding rhodanese-like domain-containing protein: MAYIKPFSPSAPKEAPGQTLRMVSPSEAAGIIDSVPDTVILDLRTPLEFDQGHIPDARLLDYNKDDFWKRLASLDRDKPYVIYCATQGRSFQTFEKMAALGFAKVWLLQGGFYAWRNAGLPIAH, from the coding sequence GTGGCTTACATCAAGCCCTTTTCGCCGTCCGCGCCCAAGGAGGCGCCTGGCCAGACGTTGCGCATGGTCTCGCCCTCCGAGGCCGCAGGCATCATCGACTCCGTCCCCGACACAGTGATCCTCGATCTGCGCACGCCGCTGGAGTTCGATCAGGGCCACATACCGGACGCCAGGCTGCTCGACTACAACAAGGACGATTTTTGGAAGCGGCTTGCGTCGCTGGATCGCGACAAGCCGTATGTTATTTACTGCGCTACCCAGGGTCGTAGCTTCCAGACCTTCGAAAAGATGGCCGCCCTGGGTTTCGCCAAGGTCTGGCTGCTGCAGGGCGGGTTCTACGCCTGGCGCAACGCCGGGCTGCCCATAGCACACTGA
- a CDS encoding carboxymuconolactone decarboxylase family protein has protein sequence MLLNHTPPDEAEGKIADAYAALPPGVPVPDPLVLHSASPEILIRQMEFLRYYMNHPRLDMELLAMTRYILSHRLGHQFCYDFNGMILQAAAMMSDEELATLRETPESAEIDPERKALLLFALQVVAAPESVTSKDVDALRDLGWTDEDIFDMSFHATSFISSTMLWKAFAGNKSCG, from the coding sequence ATGCTCTTGAACCATACCCCGCCGGACGAGGCCGAAGGCAAGATCGCCGACGCATACGCAGCGCTTCCTCCCGGCGTTCCGGTGCCCGATCCGCTGGTGCTGCACTCCGCCAGCCCCGAGATCCTGATCCGGCAGATGGAGTTCCTGCGCTACTATATGAACCATCCGCGGCTGGACATGGAGCTGCTGGCCATGACGCGCTACATCCTGTCCCACCGCCTCGGCCATCAGTTCTGTTACGATTTCAATGGCATGATCCTGCAGGCCGCGGCCATGATGAGCGACGAAGAGCTGGCCACCCTGCGCGAGACCCCCGAGTCCGCCGAGATCGATCCGGAACGCAAAGCCCTGCTCCTTTTCGCGCTTCAGGTGGTCGCCGCCCCGGAGTCCGTCACGTCCAAGGATGTGGACGCGCTGCGCGATCTGGGCTGGACTGACGAGGACATCTTCGACATGTCCTTCCACGCCACTTCGTTCATCTCCTCCACCATGTTGTGGAAGGCGTTCGCCGGAAACAAGAGCTGCGGCTAG
- a CDS encoding AzlD domain-containing protein, with amino-acid sequence MIVNDAAFWGVVAILSAGTFLMRFSFFALIRGTVSPRFMTMLRPIPAAVLAALVAPAILTPGGGLATLAVSWQSGKIAAGLVAAVVAWRTRHMFMTIAAGLVALWLWRFLL; translated from the coding sequence ATGATCGTTAACGATGCAGCCTTCTGGGGCGTGGTGGCCATCCTGTCCGCCGGCACGTTCCTGATGCGCTTTTCCTTTTTCGCGCTGATCCGGGGCACGGTGTCGCCGCGCTTCATGACCATGCTGCGGCCCATTCCGGCGGCCGTGCTGGCCGCGCTGGTGGCTCCGGCCATTCTCACGCCGGGCGGCGGCTTGGCCACGCTGGCCGTGTCCTGGCAGAGCGGCAAGATCGCGGCCGGGCTGGTGGCCGCCGTGGTGGCCTGGCGCACTCGGCACATGTTCATGACCATTGCCGCCGGCCTCGTGGCGTTGTGGCTGTGGCGGTTCCTGCTTTAA
- a CDS encoding AzlC family ABC transporter permease codes for MPRASKHFILGLRAVSPILLGVLPFGVIAGITVIETGHGALDASLFSLLAFAGASQIASLALLKSGAPVLVAALTGLVINMRYLMYSASIAPYFAERPLPLKAVFACILSDQSYALSVSKFRSEPQLPKRAKMAYYAGCALGVWTMWQLGTIAGALLGRAVPPELGLEFAVPLTFLALLFQVLTDRGLIIAAIVGGGLSVLLSSMPANTGFLIAAVVGIVAGYYARPPEERRPPGTEDEQ; via the coding sequence ATGCCGCGCGCATCAAAACACTTCATTCTCGGTCTGCGGGCCGTCTCGCCCATCCTGCTCGGCGTGCTGCCCTTCGGCGTCATCGCCGGCATCACGGTGATCGAGACCGGGCACGGCGCCCTGGACGCCTCGCTGTTCTCGCTGCTGGCCTTTGCCGGGGCCTCCCAGATCGCCAGCCTGGCGCTGCTCAAGAGTGGGGCTCCGGTCCTGGTGGCGGCGCTCACCGGCCTGGTCATCAACATGCGCTACCTCATGTACTCGGCGTCCATCGCCCCGTACTTTGCCGAGCGGCCGCTGCCGCTCAAGGCGGTGTTTGCCTGCATCCTCTCGGACCAGTCGTACGCGCTCTCGGTCTCCAAATTCCGCAGCGAGCCGCAGCTGCCCAAACGCGCCAAGATGGCATACTACGCCGGATGCGCCCTGGGCGTGTGGACCATGTGGCAGCTCGGCACCATAGCCGGAGCCCTGCTGGGCCGCGCCGTGCCGCCGGAGCTGGGCCTGGAGTTCGCCGTGCCGCTCACCTTTCTGGCGCTGCTCTTCCAGGTGCTCACGGACCGCGGGCTGATCATCGCCGCGATAGTGGGTGGCGGCCTGTCCGTGCTGCTGTCCAGCATGCCGGCCAACACCGGCTTCCTCATCGCCGCCGTGGTCGGCATTGTGGCGGGATACTACGCCCGGCCGCCGGAGGAGCGGCGTCCCCCGGGCACGGAGGATGAACAATGA
- a CDS encoding SpoIIE family protein phosphatase: MSIRWKLFILLLLVTLAPILLLRLNAQQSMREVGDDLAKRTSSALVENVGDSLKRLVEDHARLLKRERQLLETTLELQSSRISQFNAGRLFLHPSAERDTDRTSVLDTGLYCNSTATGECVAFGVDDSRLVEFQGGWGRWWAGRPEKTDHPYVPIFRESFKEYGEMLMWTLYARTGKGLLLYPAPPLGVFSQEWRDDGVSGGLYGGMGMMQDGSSMMQHGMGMSRGMMRGMEGMHENMRRMWRGIQNLLPPPGKGSTKTVWHGPMQDPMTGRAVFVIVRPLLSAAGEAEGRTAFVVPVNALFHAGVHLPDISTSMQAYMVNVEGGRLRIVASTVRRQNPVHGDEAHMGWRLSGAETIYLGEADGEGVSEIAADLTDKKSGIAVQPLDGRESIWVYAPVGLSGLHLILVAPEKDVVAQAEALGDYVENRIHGQVRTTGIILIFALAAILAVSFLLSRSMTRRLKILARQARRLSEGDFDARSDVGGHDEIGELGRVLDNTGPALSEHVCIKEALNVAMEVQQALLPDGSPAFDGFEIAARCDYSDETGGDFYDFVPRSISGESTLLAVVGDVSGHGIPAALLMSSARAYLRSRAAQPGPPHAIVEHVNTQLSGDTFGTGQFVTLMLIELKAGGRELRWVRAGHEPALLFDPATGAMTELMGPGVSLGVDDDLTYETRGVDIAPGQIVVVGTDGIWEMRSPGGEMYGKERFHEAVRRHAHLDVRQMVDAIFDDLYAYLGHAPQEDDITLLIIKATDETGTNAG; encoded by the coding sequence ATGAGCATACGCTGGAAACTCTTCATCCTCCTTCTCCTGGTCACCCTGGCGCCCATTCTCCTGTTGCGGCTCAACGCCCAGCAGTCCATGCGCGAGGTGGGGGACGATCTTGCGAAACGCACCAGCTCGGCCCTCGTGGAGAACGTGGGCGACAGTCTGAAGCGTCTGGTGGAGGACCACGCCCGGCTGCTCAAACGAGAGCGCCAGCTCCTGGAAACAACGCTGGAGCTCCAGTCTTCACGCATCTCCCAGTTCAACGCCGGCCGGCTCTTCCTGCACCCCTCGGCAGAGCGCGACACGGACCGCACTTCGGTGCTCGATACCGGGCTCTATTGCAACAGCACGGCCACCGGCGAGTGCGTGGCCTTTGGCGTGGACGACAGCAGGCTCGTCGAGTTCCAGGGTGGCTGGGGCCGCTGGTGGGCCGGCCGGCCGGAAAAGACGGACCATCCCTACGTGCCCATATTCCGGGAATCCTTCAAGGAATACGGCGAGATGCTCATGTGGACGCTCTACGCGCGCACGGGCAAGGGGCTCCTGCTCTATCCGGCGCCTCCGCTTGGCGTCTTCAGCCAGGAGTGGCGGGATGACGGCGTGTCCGGCGGCCTGTACGGCGGCATGGGCATGATGCAGGACGGCAGCAGCATGATGCAGCACGGCATGGGCATGTCCCGCGGCATGATGCGCGGCATGGAGGGCATGCACGAGAACATGCGCCGGATGTGGCGTGGCATCCAGAACCTTCTGCCCCCGCCCGGCAAGGGCTCGACCAAGACCGTGTGGCACGGTCCTATGCAGGACCCCATGACCGGCCGCGCCGTGTTCGTCATCGTGCGGCCGTTGCTCTCCGCCGCCGGCGAGGCGGAAGGCCGTACGGCTTTCGTGGTGCCGGTCAACGCCTTGTTTCACGCGGGTGTCCACCTGCCGGACATCTCCACGTCCATGCAGGCGTACATGGTCAATGTGGAGGGCGGCCGACTGCGCATCGTGGCCAGCACGGTGCGGCGGCAGAACCCGGTGCATGGTGATGAGGCTCACATGGGCTGGCGGTTGAGCGGCGCGGAGACCATCTACCTGGGCGAGGCGGACGGCGAGGGCGTGTCCGAGATCGCCGCCGACCTGACGGACAAGAAGTCCGGCATCGCGGTCCAGCCCCTGGACGGCCGCGAGTCCATCTGGGTGTACGCGCCTGTGGGGCTCTCCGGGCTGCACCTCATCCTCGTTGCGCCGGAAAAGGACGTGGTGGCCCAGGCCGAGGCCCTGGGCGACTACGTGGAGAACCGCATCCATGGGCAGGTGCGCACCACAGGTATCATTCTGATCTTCGCCCTGGCCGCCATCCTGGCCGTCTCCTTCCTGCTCTCGCGCTCCATGACCCGGCGGCTGAAGATTCTGGCCAGGCAGGCCCGGCGGCTGTCGGAAGGGGACTTCGACGCCCGCTCCGACGTGGGCGGGCATGACGAGATCGGCGAGCTCGGCCGTGTGCTGGACAACACCGGACCGGCCCTCTCGGAGCATGTCTGCATCAAGGAAGCGCTGAACGTGGCCATGGAGGTGCAGCAGGCTCTCCTGCCGGACGGTTCCCCCGCGTTTGACGGCTTTGAAATCGCCGCACGCTGCGACTACAGCGACGAGACCGGCGGTGATTTCTACGACTTCGTGCCGCGCAGCATCTCCGGCGAATCCACACTGCTGGCCGTGGTGGGCGACGTCTCCGGCCACGGCATTCCGGCGGCGCTGCTCATGTCCTCGGCCCGCGCCTATCTGCGCAGCCGCGCCGCCCAGCCCGGACCGCCGCACGCTATTGTGGAGCACGTCAACACGCAGCTCTCCGGCGATACCTTCGGCACCGGCCAGTTCGTCACCCTGATGCTTATCGAGCTCAAAGCCGGAGGACGCGAGCTGCGCTGGGTTCGCGCCGGGCACGAGCCGGCCCTGCTGTTCGATCCGGCCACCGGCGCAATGACCGAGCTGATGGGACCGGGCGTCAGCCTTGGCGTGGACGACGATCTGACCTACGAAACCCGCGGCGTGGATATTGCCCCGGGGCAGATCGTTGTGGTGGGCACGGACGGCATCTGGGAGATGCGTTCGCCCGGCGGGGAGATGTACGGCAAGGAGCGTTTCCACGAGGCCGTGCGCCGCCATGCGCACCTGGACGTTCGCCAGATGGTGGATGCCATCTTCGATGACCTTTATGCCTACCTGGGCCATGCGCCCCAGGAAGACGACATCACTCTGCTCATCATCAAAGCAACGGACGAGACCGGCACCAACGCCGGATGA
- a CDS encoding NUDIX domain-containing protein, with amino-acid sequence MQQHSVDSVRKRSAGLLLYRRRGQSIEVFLVHPGGPYFKNKDAGAWSIPKGEYEEGEPPFDTARREFHEETGQLPPAGGYEPLTPILQKNRKRVRAWAVEGDADAETIVSNTFKMEWPPRSGRTIEIPEVDRAAWYSPDTARDKINPAQWALVEELLEKLGRSSTDNGD; translated from the coding sequence ATGCAACAACACTCTGTCGATTCCGTGCGCAAACGTTCCGCCGGCCTCCTGCTCTACCGTCGGCGCGGCCAGTCCATCGAAGTCTTCCTCGTCCATCCCGGCGGCCCGTACTTCAAGAACAAGGACGCCGGAGCGTGGTCCATTCCCAAAGGCGAGTACGAGGAGGGCGAGCCGCCTTTCGACACCGCCCGCCGCGAGTTCCACGAGGAAACCGGCCAGCTTCCACCGGCCGGCGGCTACGAGCCTCTGACGCCGATTCTGCAGAAAAACCGCAAGCGCGTGCGCGCCTGGGCTGTGGAAGGCGACGCCGACGCCGAGACCATAGTCTCCAACACCTTCAAGATGGAGTGGCCGCCCCGTTCCGGCAGGACCATCGAGATTCCGGAGGTGGACCGCGCCGCCTGGTACAGCCCGGACACCGCGCGCGACAAGATCAACCCGGCCCAATGGGCTCTGGTTGAGGAGCTGCTGGAGAAGCTGGGCCGGTCTTCCACTGACAACGGCGACTAG